Below is a window of Macadamia integrifolia cultivar HAES 741 chromosome 8, SCU_Mint_v3, whole genome shotgun sequence DNA.
AGATGAGAAGCTCCTCTCAGTCTTCCGTGAGGGAGTGAAGTATGGTGCTGGCATTGGACCTGGTGTGTACGACATCCACTCTCCTAGAATCCCATCCGTTGAGGAGATTGCTGACCGCATTAACAAGATGCTTGCTGTTCTTGAGACCAACATTCTCTGGGTCAATCCAGACTGTGGGCTTAAGACCCGCAAGTACGGTGAGGTTAAGCCTGCACTCACCAACATGGTCGACGCTGCCAAGCTCCTCCGCACCCAGTTGGCCAGTGCTAAGTGAAAATGATGGTTGATACATTGAAGTGAATTTTGCTGGTGCTCATCTGCCTGATCTCATTCTTGTTTGTgaagaaatattttcttctttatgctCAAATAATTTCTGGGCTTGTATTACAAAAGTATCTTATATCTTTCCGGAGCATATTAGGTCTGAGCTCTCGGCAAAATCCCCCCTCCTCCCACACCTCTTCCTTGGCTTCTCTTGTCTTTGTTATTGTCTCTTTTTGAGGATTTTGTGTTTTCTATTACCTGAAAAGTTAATGAGGACCCTAGTGTACTTTAGGTTCCTCAACTAATGGAAACTCAGAAGAAATTTATTAGTAGTCTATTCATGGTTGATTTTAAAATGGGTTTTGATAATCGGCATTCATCAGGATAGGGTTTCGATTCCAATTGACTTCTAAAACAATGGTGGGTTGTAACACCGAATCTGTTCATTTTATGGAAAATgataccgaaaaaaaaaatatatattatgggaaaaagaatgctggGGTTGATTGTGTGGCTCCTGTGTTCAGACACAGAACTCTATTACCGgtgaaataaaaattgcaaTCCATGTTGATGCACCCTGTGTGCATTCTCATTGGCCCAAGCTGGTTCAGGATTTACATGACGACAATCTCTTACCCTAATTTTATATGGATTGATAATTCAATAGCagttgcacccaaaaaaaaaagccaaaattggaaaGAGATCACAAGTAATGTACGAAAAATATGGAATatctttaatttctttcttcaaaTCATGTAATTTGATTACAAAATATAGGTAAATTTACACTATGTTTGGTATGAATTCTCATTCTAAATGTGCATTCCCATTCTTAGAATGCGAATGAGAACATTATTGGAATACATATTCTGATAAGTACACCCTTGATTTTAAAATCCTCATCATGGTTCGTgatattggattggtatcaacGTGATCAATACCAAATTGATCCACTGATACTAtccaagggtaaaaatgtaataaaacaGTTCCTTTTTAAATCGAGAAAGTTTTGGTTTCGATTGATTTCGATCTTGCCTTGGTTATTATTGATTTGTAATTGCACAACACTAAAGAAAGTCAATGAAAGTTTCTGGATTTTTTCCCTCTAGTTTTTCTATCAAGTTATTATTGGTTTGGTCTCAATAGTTTTTATCAAGTTTGACAAGTTTTTCGATTTTTGTCAATCtaatttggtttcgatttttatCAATTTCATAAAACCCCAACTTGGTGtgcttttgattttggtttctatCTTTGATGTAATTGAATTCCTaattacaattggattacatcCAAGATCAGCCATAAACCCTTTATGTTTATCATAGATGATTTATCCATTGACATCCAAGATGAGGTTCATTGGTGTatgttttttgttgatgatattattttagtggacaagaaaaattatatattcaCTTAAATTGAAGCTATAGAGGTCAACATTGAAactatatggtgtgtaactatAGTCACATTAGGACAGCTATTGAGGTGATCAGGTGATCctcaaagtgattattttaggtatctaggCCAAACAATAAGTAAATAAGGGGATAAATAGGACGACGTTGCTCAAAGAATTAAAATCGATTGGTTGAAACGGAGAAGTGTTTTCGGAGTATTGTGTGGTTAATATATTCCTTTAAGgctcaaagtgaaattttgTAGAATTGTCATACACTTGGCTACGATATATGGTGTAAGAtattgggtagttaagaagcatTATATAGATAAATTAAGTGCAATGGAATTGAAGATATTAAGATAGTTGTGTGGCAAAATTAGGCATgacaaagtaaggaatgaccaaaTTAGAACTGAATTGGATGTAGCTTCGATTCATGataaattaagagaaaaaaatcattcataTGACATGAATATATGATCATGTTCAACAAAGACCATAAATGCTTTAATCTGGAagaatgatttgattcagaATGAAAAATCTAAGagggatgttgttgttgttttaacGTCATTGGGGTAATTTAAATGAAAGGTTTTTCATTGAGTGAATCATAAGGGTTCAAATCCTGCGTTGAGTGGCGATGAAGATCCAACAGCTAGGAAGACCCTATGCACTCCAGTGGTTGGATGCTCACCGTCACTCAATGTCTCCCCGCAGAAGAGTTTTACACGGATCCCAATGGGCGCATTCGGACAATCTGTTTACATCCACCTTACAGTCAGATTGGAATAACAAGAATCATACGAATGGGTTATTCGAAATCCAACGGAAAGGAAACGAGAAGAAACGGCAACACGCACAAGCCATGTTCGTTCTTTTTCTGATCCCCCTGGCTTTAAACCAAGGACAAGGACAAGGACAGGGACAAGTTCCCACATTTATTTGTCCGCAAGAAAAGGTAACACCAGTCCTCGAACAGTCACGAGATTCTCAACCTCCCCCTACCATTTCTTCCGACCCTGTTCCTTCTTTGCTTCCATTCTTATTCTCTCTTTCACTTGATTTCAAGATAGCAGAATTGATCAAAGAGAAATCAATTCAAGAAAAATGTACAAAACGAGGTTGCAGGAGCTCTGCCATGAGAGGGGATGGAGGTTGCCGAGCTACTCCTCGGTGAAGGACGGGCCCGATCATAACCCTCAATTCGCGGCTTCGGTCACCGTCAATGACCTCTCTTTTCCGACTACCGGTTTCTGCAGAACCTCCAAAGAAGCTCAGAACGAAGCTGCCAGGATCGCCTTCGATCATTTCAATTctccaacaccaccaccacctccttctCATCGTCCTCAGCTTATCTTCACCCCGCATCATATTCCTGTCGAAGATGCTTCCACTTCTCTTTCCGGTAAAAAGATAATCAAGAGCTTCTAAAGAATCCCTAATCTGTTTGAACTTTGTAGTGTTTCTGGTTGAGTAGCTTGTAGGAATTGCCTTTGGTTTAGTTCTGATTGTCGGTTCAATTAGAACCTTCTTGATTGGCGCGATGTCTGTTATTTCCTCTCTACCAAGCCTCAAGATTCTTTTGTCTTTGGTAATGCTTGGTGGCATACATTTCGTGAAGGACTTGATCTTGGTTTCAATTTGCCAAAGATTTTCCCACTTTTTTTTGCTACGGCGATGGAATTTATATGTACTTCGTTGTTGTTTAGTCGATATTTTGATTATAAACCGTGAAATCCTTTATACTCTAGGGATTTCTCTATGTTTTGGTTGGTCCTGGGGATGTTCGTTCAAACTGAGCGGAAAGATATGCGCTCTCCCTCTGCACAAGATCTTTATAAAAGATTTTAAGTTAGAAAACTCCACCTTTCCAAATGCCCGATGATGGAAAACTTGTTGTCTAGATATGGTTGTCCGGATTTTGTTATGAGCATTTTCcaccttcttcatcatcatcacctttcCAAATGCCATGGTCCTTCATGAcagttgaaaattaaaaaacccCAATGAATTCATTTATTCTTGAAGGAATTACTTAATTGTGGTATAATGGACTCAAGGTGTCTTAGCTTGTTTTGATGCCTGAAGTTCTTGGTATCATTGTTGGGTTATTAACCTACCATTTTTGTTATAGATAGTATCCACCAGCACTTTATTTCGGCTCTCTGTACTTGACTTGTTCCTGTTCAAATACAAAATATCTTGGTatgccaaaagaaagaaaatgaatggGCCAAAACAGAATATCCTGTGGTTCTTCATTAAATACTTTTGGGTTTCAAAATTGATGCACTTAGATAAAACTTAACTTGAATATCATCATAAgaactttccttctcattaaAATTTCTCAGGTTCTTCACTTGTGAGCAATGAGATGAAGGTTAAAGCAAGAAATGAGTGGAATAACGCCCCTGCTGTTGGAGGGAGTAAGCTGCCAAAGAATCAGGAAATATCGAGGAGTCCTTTGACTCATGAAAATGCTTCTGTTGTTAAAGATGAATTTGAAGGTTGGCTAAGACTTCCTTTTGGTATTGCTAATTTGTTTGTCCTTGTAAaacctccccccacccccacaacccccccccccccccaaaaaaaaatataaaaataaccacccccttctcttttctagttCAAGTGATATACACTATTGCTTTTGCCAATACAGTTATCATCCTCGGCAAAGACATGAGTACTTATATGTTAACAACAGATATGACCTTAGATAGAGGAATGATAAATTAGTACCTGTGCAGTTGACCACTAATAGTTGGTCATGCTCAGTGATTTGGATTGTTTAATTCTCATCATGCTTGCACTCAATTAATATGGCATCAATGTTCATCATAGTTTTCACTTTGTAAAATTAAACTAGTGAGCTACTTAGGTTAGCCAATATAATATTACCACTTTAGCAGGCATCATTAAATAAGATGAGTTCTATATGTTGGATATAAAATGTTCATACAAATCATGCATGTCTCATTGTATTGAAATTGTGAATTTTTATGTGACTGAAATTGTTTCAGTAGACATCTGAAATTGTgattatatattttgaaattgtgGTCATTATATTGTATCATGGTTTTGTGTCAGCCATTGTGGAAGAGTGCTGCTATAATTTGGCCAACATATACCGAAATCTAAACCATGTAGAAGTTAATCCCTAATTTAACGAGTAATAAAAGAGCTGATTCCTACTACATGTTAGTTTCTGGTAGCTTTTGTATTTGTCTaagatgtctttttttttttctctttcgtGGTCATTGTGCTTATTTAGTACATCTAGTGTATTGGTTAATGTTGTAGGTAGTGCTGTGCTCATTCACAtgtttgatttatattttacCCATCATAGTTTTAATACGGTTATCTACATGTCTTGTCTTTTTTCTTGCCATTGGTCTTGTATAGGTATCCAATTTTTATATAAGAACCAGCTGCAAAGTTATGCTCAAAGGCGCAACATCAGTCTACCCACCTATTCTTGTGTACGTGAGGGCCTAGCTCATGCTCTACGCTTTAAAGCTACGGTTACAATTGATGGACAAACCTTTGAGAGCCCAGAGTGTTTCCAAACACTAAAGGAAGCAGAACATGCAGCTGCAAAGGCTGCTTTAATGACATTGTCCTCAGATGGCACAGAAATGGCAAGTTTTCTGAACTTATAATTGGGATAACTTATAATTGGGATTCTAATCACTTGCTGCTCTTTGGTGGTttctatatttccttttaaCATGTTATATTCTGGTATCTGACCTTGCTTCAGGGAGAATCTGTTGTCTACAAGAACCTTTTACAGGAATTGACTCAGAAAGAAGGTTTTTCCTTGCCAGTATATGCGACAACAGTATCTGGTGAATCTCATTTACCAACATTCTCTTCCACTGTGGAAGTAGGAGAGGTTTTCCATGGGAAAGCAGCAAAAACCAAAAAGCAGGCGGAGATGAATGCAGCAAAGGTTGCTTATTCTGATCTTAAAGAGCGTAAGTCATTAACTCATAGTTTAATTTTCCACTTATCTCTCATATCTTTGTTCCAGTTAAATGTTATTCACATGAAAATTGCTCTCTGGATGATACAGCTGTTTTGTTTTCATTATATTTGGCACTAAAATTATATACAATGCAATGTgattaaaaaaatgtatttttttttatttatttatttatttttttgggggggggggcggtgATGTAGAATTCCAGCAAAAAGAGAATATGGTTCTGTTGTCTTCTGCGATCCTGGAATTTTCATTGGGATTCTGAACACTTATCCTTTAGGAACCCTATATTCCCATTAAGAAACGTTTGAACTAGACTGTGAAACTACTGGGGAAAAACATTGCTTGGATGGTTGAATTGATGTTCTATATCCATCAAGCTTTTCTTGTCGGTGGTCTgtttcatagtttttaaggttcCATGCTCTACCCCTATCTCATAAACTATCTATATTTGACATTTGAGTGTAATTTCTTTCACTTGTAGTTCATGGTGGGGAGCTTTTCAACACATTGTCGCTTCAAATCTCTGTTAATGCTTGAGAATCATTAATAAGTAAAAAGGAGCTGCATCAGTCACTGTAATGTCAGTGTTCAAAGATACTCAGATATGAGTATAGGTAGAAACAGTACACCCTTCATTACCTGAAATCCTGGAAATTGATATGGATATGAATATCCCAGACAGCcacattttaaaatctaatgCAACAGCTACCTGCTTGACTTTGAGGCATGCTAATGCTTTGCTCTTACGtctagttatttttttttcccccaaaggAATTTTTATTTAAGGTTTATATACTTGTGGGAAGGTCCACTAGGCTGAGGACCACATCATATTGAAAGGGATAAATGGTGGAGGTTCAGACCCAACacacaaaaaaagggaagaaaagaaaaatgaaaaacagtGGGAGGTTGCTGGATTAGTTGGGGTATATATATTGcttcgttttttttttgctgatttATTGAATTCTATTCTGTTAATGGGTGTATTTCTTGTtgataagaaaaatatttacaaGATAAGTAGGTTTGAAATTTGGTTTACATTCACCAGTTACCATTTGGAAAAGATTTACTTAATCCCCAAAAGCACTTATTATTCACGTAGGTCAAGGAAAAAGATgaacttcctaaaatacccccaattcaatttatcttctctttttccGTATTTGgccttttaattctttttatttttaataacaTATGTGGGACCCATCTCCTCCtactcctctcctcttcttccttcttccttcttcctccacacgtcttccttcttcttcctccacagGAGGCACCATTCTGCCTGCAACCTCCTCTGCCCTCCCTCGTCACCTACGTGCCACTCCGCCTCCTGTGTTCAATCCCTCTCCCCTCCATTCGagtccccaccccccccccccccccccaccaaaaagaaaaccTCCTGCTTCCTTGTCCTCCCACATCACCCTAAGTTCTTCCCACATAACTTTTCTCCTCAAAATCTGAACTGTCtggaattgaatgaaatttcatGATAAATCATAGTGGAGAGTAATGATGAGATGCTTCAAGCAATTGTTGGTAGGAGGaaaggggagaaaaggaaaatctcCGGAAAGAAGAATTCAGAAATCAGAGTGGAGGGTTCTCACAGTCAATTTCACAGCAAACTGGGTTACAAACCATGATGGGGTGGAGGTGGCTCGTCTTCGTTGGTCCTGGACTGTGAGAAGGGGGAGCTCATCAAGGGTCCAGCAAGATTGGGGCAGAAGACGATACCTGAAGCTCAGGCCCTTGTGGCCTTGAAGAGTGACAGCGAGGCAGAAAGAATGCATAACGAGAGGATTTAATGCTCATCCTTCTTTATCCCTCTGTTTTGGGGTGGGAGTTGATCGTTGCAGAGAGAGCGGTGGAATTGCAGGCCGTAGATGGTGAGGTGGTGGCAGCGGCAGCGGAGGAGGAGGTAATGGTGAgtcccacaaaaaaaaattgaaagaattgaataaataaaaaaaaaaaatggagagagaTTTTAAACCTACCTATAATTAAgtaggggtattttaggaagttcagttttatttttccttggGAAGCATGAGCAATTACTAACTTTGGGGTTTTAGtgaatcttttcaaaatggtAAGTAATGGGtgtaaaacatattttaaacctacttatcttgtaattttttctcTTATCTAGTGGATCTAGGTAATAACCCCTTAAAATATTTACTGTTAAGTGGGTTATTTTAGTCCTACAATGAAAGTTTGAGTTGTTTTGGGTAGGGCACAGCCCAATATCTTTCAAATCTTGAATCAGAGACGGACCTGAAATGGATCATAGGTCCAGTTGGCCTGGTTCAGTCATCAGGTCCAATAGTTTTTAAATCTTGAATCAGAGGCGGACCTGAAATAGGTCATGGGTCCAGTTGGCCTGGTTCAGTCATCAGGTCCAAGTGGGCAGACTTGATGGCGCCAGAAAAAGAGCTTGTCATGTAGACTTGTTATGTTGATGTCATTTATGGAAATCCTATAACAATTATCCTAATTTTGATTCAACCTAATATACTACGCGGTCTTAGGAATCACCTAAGCTTGTTATGCTTATTACCTAGACTCTACATCATCCTCGCCTTATGTGACAAGTTTCATTCCAAACTAAAACCATGTTACACAATTAACAGGAAatttttggtcaaaatttagATGATTGTTGATATAAACAGAAAAGTTCGGTACACAACAGcccatatgattgaatttggctTCAAACTTTTACAAATGGCCAGCCCACATGCCATCTATGGAAGGGCTGGAGTTGCCACACAAGCCCTCCAGGTCTTGATGGCTAaaaggcatagttgtcacgatggctaggtgacccaaggcattggagggggcgTGGATGCAAGGCGATACCAACTAGGCGATCAAGGtggcctaggcgatgccttgacaactatgttgtgAAAATGCACCACAAAAAATCCACTAAATGGTGGGCATGTGGACAATCGGTGGGGTAAATTTATGCAGTAGTCTGTTTGACTATGTTAGTCCTCCACACATGGCCCAAAAATATGGACCATGAAGATGAACTTGTCCAAATGGGAGCCATGAAAATAATTTTCCACTAATTACCTTTAATATAATCTGGGTACTAGTGATATGCGTGGTTCAAGTAAGAGAAATAGCTGGTTCGATTCTGATCCAGCCGGAATCGGCCAGAATCACCTGAACCCTAGAGGCTAAAGAATAGGCCAGAAATGGTATTGGAATTGGCTGATTAGACCGATTCTGCTCCCGATTTCTTGACCACGGTGTTATATATCTGTCTTAAACTAGTTCATCATGTACACAAAAGTACTTGTCTTTTACATATGAAGGCTTGTATTGTTTTTAATAGTTTAAAGTTTTTGAAAACTTTAATACTAACATgacccccctccccaaaaaaattgaagatagTTTCTGATACAGTATACATACATTTAGGATTTACCAATTCTACCTAGCTGGGAGATTGGCAAACCGAAGTGGCAGCCTGGGTGCATGCCTGGTCTCCTTGATGCAC
It encodes the following:
- the LOC122086957 gene encoding double-stranded RNA-binding protein 1-like — encoded protein: MYKTRLQELCHERGWRLPSYSSVKDGPDHNPQFAASVTVNDLSFPTTGFCRTSKEAQNEAARIAFDHFNSPTPPPPPSHRPQLIFTPHHIPVEDASTSLSGSSLVSNEMKVKARNEWNNAPAVGGSKLPKNQEISRSPLTHENASVVKDEFEGIQFLYKNQLQSYAQRRNISLPTYSCVREGLAHALRFKATVTIDGQTFESPECFQTLKEAEHAAAKAALMTLSSDGTEMGESVVYKNLLQELTQKEGFSLPVYATTVSGESHLPTFSSTVEVGEVFHGKAAKTKKQAEMNAAKVAYSDLKERRLSRMAKYPCPSGQEIEATAFTSSSSNSVNSGHLQQNLKPIDMSHMTISTRVTVSKDHGEESRDGDQEVDSANAISVSAKVSTDDSIPSSKPSNMMTRNMESSSSGLTYCRLRDPFPSPGDEPSSPSTASDCSGNLAVASDIKVPNAKETSSLLCNRVRVYPRMPNMELTQGVTILPISDDKWVAVSLEFQDLAVQ